One region of Candidatus Hydrogenedentota bacterium genomic DNA includes:
- a CDS encoding type II toxin-antitoxin system Phd/YefM family antitoxin, whose translation MKTVNIHEAKTQLSRLLREVKEGEEIVIANAGEPVAKLVAYTEIKAPREPGRWAGKIWIADDFDELPQEVISSF comes from the coding sequence ATGAAGACCGTCAACATTCACGAAGCCAAGACACAGCTGTCGCGCCTTCTTCGGGAAGTCAAGGAAGGTGAGGAAATTGTCATCGCAAACGCCGGCGAGCCTGTGGCAAAGTTGGTCGCCTATACGGAAATCAAAGCCCCTCGTGAGCCAGGTCGCTGGGCGGGCAAAATCTGGATAGCTGACGACTTTGACGAACTGCCCCAGGAAGTCATTAGTTCCTTCTGA
- a CDS encoding sulfatase, whose protein sequence is MFAQVQGIRWGLAGALAVLVLSGFARAAERPPNFIVILTDDQGYGDLGCYGAEGIRTPEIDRMAAEGTRFTCFYATAPICTPTRAALMTGSYPPRVGLGTPLHTPDRYGLNREEITLAELLKEAGYATGCVGKWHLGHHEPFLPLNHGFDFYYGTPMGHMFFTTVEESKRTDHFLRNGERIPHPPAEDLTELFTDEAVAFIERNRERPFFLYLAHTMPHIPLLPPADFRGKSEGGVYGDIIESIDASTGRVLQAVRDAGLAENTYVIFTSDNGPNPGDGSPGPYRGGKHGAYEGGVRVPGIVWAPGRVPAGGVCDELASTMDLYPTLARLAGAEVPADRIIDGRDITPLFHGEAGAKSPHEQFIYYVREGKTGGIRVGDWKLLVDVKAGPWNHTGEALYNLAEDPSEQKDLAAERPEKAAELRRKLEAADGELRRNARPAGVLK, encoded by the coding sequence ATGTTTGCGCAAGTACAGGGAATTCGTTGGGGGCTGGCCGGTGCGCTGGCGGTGCTAGTACTGTCCGGCTTCGCGCGAGCCGCGGAGCGGCCGCCAAACTTCATCGTCATCCTCACCGACGATCAGGGCTACGGCGATCTGGGCTGCTACGGGGCGGAGGGCATCAGGACGCCCGAGATCGATCGCATGGCGGCGGAGGGCACGCGGTTCACGTGTTTCTACGCGACCGCGCCGATCTGCACGCCGACGCGTGCGGCGTTGATGACGGGGAGCTATCCGCCGCGCGTGGGGCTGGGGACACCGCTGCACACGCCGGACAGGTACGGGCTGAATCGGGAGGAAATCACGCTGGCGGAGTTGCTGAAGGAGGCGGGCTACGCCACGGGGTGCGTGGGCAAATGGCACCTGGGCCACCACGAGCCCTTCCTGCCGTTGAACCACGGCTTTGACTTCTACTACGGCACGCCCATGGGGCACATGTTCTTTACCACGGTCGAGGAATCCAAGCGGACGGATCACTTCCTGCGGAACGGGGAACGGATACCGCACCCCCCGGCGGAGGACTTGACGGAACTGTTCACCGACGAAGCCGTGGCGTTTATCGAGCGAAACCGCGAAAGACCGTTCTTCCTCTACCTGGCGCACACCATGCCGCACATCCCACTGCTGCCCCCGGCGGATTTTCGCGGGAAGAGCGAAGGCGGCGTCTACGGCGACATCATCGAATCGATCGACGCGAGCACCGGCCGGGTCTTGCAGGCGGTCCGCGACGCCGGGCTGGCGGAGAATACCTACGTCATCTTTACCTCGGACAACGGCCCGAATCCCGGCGACGGATCGCCGGGGCCCTACCGGGGTGGGAAGCATGGCGCGTACGAAGGGGGCGTGCGCGTTCCGGGCATTGTGTGGGCGCCGGGGCGCGTGCCCGCGGGGGGCGTCTGCGATGAACTGGCGAGCACGATGGACCTGTATCCCACGCTGGCCAGGCTTGCAGGCGCGGAGGTCCCGGCGGATCGGATTATCGACGGTCGGGATATCACGCCGCTGTTTCACGGGGAAGCGGGCGCGAAATCGCCGCACGAGCAGTTTATCTACTATGTGCGGGAGGGGAAGACGGGCGGCATCCGCGTTGGAGACTGGAAGTTGCTGGTGGATGTGAAGGCGGGGCCGTGGAATCATACCGGGGAGGCCCTGTACAACCTGGCGGAAGATCCGTCGGAACAGAAAGACCTTGCGGCGGAAAGGCCGGAGAAGGCCGCTGAATTGAGGAGGAAACTGGAGGCCGCGGACGGGGAGCTCCGCAGGAATGCGCGGCCGGCGGGAGTGCTGAAATGA
- a CDS encoding alkaline phosphatase D family protein, translating into MFFPPEKTFAQIRALGWPDATANDVIPYDGSGLTHGPLLGRPAATSMRVWVRTAAPGPFRVVYAPSLPLSADGPGVAGETNAGDDNTGVVDLTGLAPDTRYYYGIVLNERIVDTRNDFAPGFPSFRTLPDCASYADERYNPDGRFNFSFGVGFGARQTSSEPMYRDAPGFHSLNARYADRLSFFIMNGDYIYEEFRTAQNRPHEAEMFRADYRSYMEHGLAMTEFQRRVPWLYTYDDHETFSDLEGAGEIGLKQGKWLYRDRSLGPWYEYAGWANYPGPQRGEIYRGEAEVKAGGDVLHDPNADFTQLRPETISTLLVDMGQKNQGVYGLVETIDAHHVRVTPAFAENETCTYSIGTHHYFDWRVGNCHFFALDTRGERTRYLAKKVNDPDRFLLGATQEKWLLDGIAGTDADFIFIVSSVSWMIYHTNFHMYKDPAEIPPGPAAKEDGFLGAIQERDRLLAALDAIEKPVIIFTGDLHNAFAVQISDNVWEFMTGPFNSFNHPILTAGNPPPPYGGWFDSAGTNVKIKWVAGFPNEMSYQRLTNKYYGIVQVNNALKSGRQEGPGLHWVAYDEPQVIVQFIDAYTGEMVYAEGISTADAKPASQGGRGAAKQIDQ; encoded by the coding sequence GTGTTTTTTCCACCGGAAAAGACTTTCGCTCAGATCCGGGCGCTCGGCTGGCCGGATGCGACGGCGAATGACGTAATCCCGTACGACGGCAGCGGGCTGACCCATGGCCCCTTGCTCGGGCGCCCGGCGGCCACGAGCATGCGGGTGTGGGTGCGGACGGCGGCGCCGGGACCTTTCCGGGTGGTGTATGCCCCTTCGCTGCCGCTCTCGGCGGACGGGCCGGGCGTTGCGGGCGAGACGAACGCCGGGGACGACAACACCGGCGTCGTGGACCTGACGGGATTGGCGCCCGACACGCGGTACTACTACGGCATCGTACTTAACGAACGCATCGTGGATACCCGGAACGATTTCGCGCCCGGCTTCCCTTCCTTCCGAACGCTGCCGGACTGCGCGTCCTACGCGGACGAACGATACAACCCGGACGGCCGCTTCAATTTCAGCTTTGGCGTCGGCTTTGGCGCGCGGCAGACCTCCAGCGAACCCATGTACCGCGATGCGCCGGGTTTCCACTCGCTCAATGCGCGCTATGCGGACCGGCTGTCGTTTTTCATCATGAACGGCGACTACATCTACGAGGAATTCCGAACGGCACAGAACCGCCCGCACGAGGCGGAGATGTTCCGCGCGGACTACCGGAGCTACATGGAGCACGGGCTCGCGATGACGGAATTTCAGCGCCGCGTGCCGTGGCTCTACACCTACGACGACCACGAGACCTTCAGCGACCTCGAAGGCGCCGGCGAGATCGGCCTGAAGCAGGGCAAGTGGCTCTACCGGGATCGATCGCTCGGCCCCTGGTATGAATACGCGGGATGGGCCAACTACCCCGGCCCGCAGCGTGGCGAAATCTACCGGGGCGAGGCGGAGGTCAAAGCGGGCGGCGATGTGCTGCACGATCCCAACGCCGATTTCACGCAACTGCGCCCCGAAACCATCAGCACCCTGCTCGTGGACATGGGCCAGAAGAACCAGGGCGTCTACGGCTTGGTGGAAACCATCGACGCGCATCATGTCCGCGTAACGCCGGCCTTCGCCGAGAATGAAACCTGCACCTACAGCATCGGCACACACCACTATTTCGACTGGCGCGTTGGCAACTGCCATTTCTTCGCGCTGGACACGCGCGGCGAGCGCACGCGCTACCTCGCGAAGAAGGTCAACGATCCCGATCGCTTCCTGCTCGGCGCAACGCAGGAGAAATGGCTGCTGGACGGCATCGCGGGAACCGACGCCGACTTCATCTTCATCGTGTCGAGCGTGTCCTGGATGATCTACCACACGAACTTTCACATGTATAAGGATCCGGCGGAGATCCCGCCCGGCCCCGCGGCCAAGGAGGACGGCTTCCTCGGGGCGATCCAGGAGCGGGATCGCCTGTTGGCGGCCCTGGATGCCATCGAGAAGCCGGTGATCATCTTCACCGGCGACCTGCACAACGCCTTCGCCGTTCAAATCAGCGACAACGTGTGGGAATTCATGACGGGGCCCTTCAATTCCTTCAACCACCCCATTCTCACCGCCGGCAATCCGCCGCCGCCCTACGGCGGCTGGTTCGACTCCGCTGGCACGAACGTGAAGATCAAGTGGGTGGCCGGATTCCCCAATGAAATGAGCTACCAGCGCCTTACCAACAAGTACTACGGAATCGTACAGGTAAACAACGCCCTCAAGTCGGGCCGCCAGGAGGGCCCGGGCCTCCACTGGGTCGCCTACGACGAGCCCCAGGTCATCGTGCAGTTCATCGACGCGTACACCGGCGAAATGGTCTACGCCGAAGGCATCTCAACCGCCGATGCGAAGCCCGCTTCACAGGGGGGACGCGGGGCGGCCAAACAAATCGATCAGTGA
- a CDS encoding DEAD/DEAH box helicase, with protein MPAKTLSARTLSAKAKPRRKVAKKPQRTSRTRKPLSMTLEAWQVALRREYGREQNFRERNLGEDPIFSSFTVHNPGSGRTYRVAIRGANLGDNFCSCPDFAVNTLGTCKHIEWLLAKLARKRGGKKALREGYHPPYSEVYLRYGAERAVHLTRGSACDVRAARLLDRYFDAEGRLGEKAAESFEKFVREARRQPHEIRIYEDVLSFVAARRDDAHRAARIAKDYGGRGGAARLNSLLRVKLYPYQRQGAIFAAKAGRSLIADDMGLGKTIQAIAAVEILARVAGVERVLVVSPTALKHQWRQEVERFAGRDAAVVEGLWPQRKATYASPSFYKLTNYETIERDMELIREWAPDVVILDEAQRIKNWDTRRARAIKQLDSRFAIVLTGTPLENRLSELHSIMEFVDKFHLGPLFKFLHAHQHVDESGRVIGYRDLDKVKESLAGVLVRRRKADVLQELPDRSDSYLFVDMTREQRQVHDDADYLVKKILAKWRKYGFLTEEDQRRLMCLLQTMRMACNSTFLVDKETDHSTKMDECALLLDDVLADPESKVVIFSQWLGTHEQLIRRLEAEGRGYAYYHGSLDGKRRKEALERFKGDADCPILLCTDSGGVGLNLQEASAVIIMDQPWNPAVLEQRIGRVHRLGQHRPVSVYHFISRGGIEEGMLDTLKFKTSMFEGVLDGGESEVFLGGTRMQKFMETVEKVVAATPQDAPVAEAGDARDGGPAEAPAADADSGAPVEPARAPGAATTERPAAAEEAPWNALLQAGLALLGEIEKRGGQGAARSAGGNGASRFVHENKETGRPELRLPMPDPDTAAKIGELLGGIAGALQRLGGGR; from the coding sequence ATGCCCGCCAAGACCCTATCCGCCAGGACCCTATCCGCCAAAGCCAAGCCCCGCCGCAAGGTCGCCAAGAAGCCGCAGCGCACGTCCCGCACGCGAAAGCCGCTCTCGATGACGCTGGAGGCGTGGCAGGTGGCGCTGCGGCGGGAGTACGGGCGCGAGCAGAACTTCCGCGAGCGTAACCTGGGCGAGGACCCGATCTTTTCCTCGTTTACGGTGCACAATCCCGGGAGCGGGCGGACCTACCGGGTGGCGATCCGCGGGGCGAATCTGGGGGACAATTTCTGTTCGTGCCCGGATTTCGCGGTGAATACGCTCGGAACGTGCAAGCACATCGAGTGGCTTCTCGCGAAGCTGGCGCGCAAGCGCGGGGGGAAGAAGGCGCTGCGCGAAGGCTACCACCCGCCCTATTCCGAGGTGTACCTGCGCTACGGCGCCGAGCGCGCGGTGCACCTGACCCGCGGATCGGCGTGCGACGTGCGCGCGGCGCGCCTGCTGGATCGCTACTTCGACGCCGAAGGGCGCCTCGGCGAGAAGGCGGCGGAGTCGTTTGAAAAATTCGTGCGCGAGGCGCGGCGGCAGCCCCACGAAATCCGGATCTACGAGGACGTGCTATCCTTCGTCGCCGCCCGCCGGGACGACGCCCACCGCGCGGCGCGTATCGCGAAGGACTACGGGGGCCGGGGTGGGGCGGCGCGGCTGAACAGCCTGCTGCGCGTGAAGCTTTACCCCTACCAGCGCCAGGGCGCGATCTTTGCGGCGAAGGCGGGCCGCAGCCTCATCGCGGACGACATGGGCCTCGGGAAGACGATCCAGGCGATCGCCGCCGTCGAAATTCTGGCCCGGGTTGCCGGGGTCGAGCGCGTGCTCGTGGTCTCGCCCACGGCGCTGAAGCACCAGTGGCGCCAGGAGGTGGAGAGGTTCGCCGGGCGCGACGCGGCGGTGGTGGAAGGCCTGTGGCCGCAGCGGAAAGCCACGTACGCCAGCCCCTCGTTCTACAAGCTGACCAACTATGAGACCATCGAGCGCGACATGGAGCTCATCCGCGAATGGGCGCCGGATGTGGTCATCCTGGACGAGGCCCAGCGCATCAAGAACTGGGACACCCGCCGCGCGCGGGCGATCAAGCAGCTCGATTCCCGCTTCGCCATCGTGCTCACGGGCACGCCGCTGGAGAACCGGCTTTCCGAACTGCATTCGATTATGGAGTTTGTGGACAAGTTCCACCTCGGGCCCCTGTTCAAGTTTCTCCATGCCCACCAGCACGTGGACGAATCCGGGCGGGTCATCGGCTACCGCGATCTCGACAAGGTCAAGGAGAGCCTGGCGGGCGTCCTGGTGCGCCGGCGCAAGGCGGACGTGCTCCAGGAGCTGCCGGATCGTTCGGATAGCTACCTGTTCGTGGATATGACCCGCGAACAGCGGCAGGTCCACGACGACGCCGACTATCTGGTGAAAAAGATTCTGGCGAAGTGGCGGAAGTATGGCTTCCTGACCGAAGAGGACCAGCGCCGGCTCATGTGCCTATTGCAGACCATGCGCATGGCCTGCAACAGCACCTTCCTCGTGGATAAGGAAACCGACCACAGCACCAAGATGGACGAATGCGCGCTGCTGCTTGACGATGTGCTTGCGGATCCCGAGAGCAAGGTGGTTATATTCAGCCAGTGGCTCGGGACCCACGAGCAACTTATCCGGCGGCTCGAGGCGGAGGGGCGCGGCTACGCCTACTACCACGGATCCCTCGACGGGAAGAGGCGCAAGGAGGCGCTGGAGCGGTTCAAGGGCGACGCGGATTGCCCCATCCTTCTCTGCACCGACTCCGGCGGCGTGGGCTTGAACCTCCAGGAGGCTTCCGCCGTTATTATCATGGACCAGCCGTGGAACCCCGCCGTGCTCGAACAGCGCATCGGGCGGGTGCACCGGCTCGGCCAGCACCGACCCGTCTCGGTTTACCATTTTATTTCGCGCGGGGGCATCGAGGAGGGGATGCTCGACACGCTCAAGTTCAAGACCTCGATGTTCGAGGGCGTGCTCGACGGGGGCGAGAGCGAGGTCTTTCTCGGCGGCACCCGCATGCAGAAATTCATGGAAACCGTCGAAAAGGTCGTCGCGGCCACCCCGCAGGATGCGCCCGTCGCCGAAGCGGGCGACGCGCGCGACGGCGGGCCCGCGGAAGCGCCGGCGGCGGATGCGGACAGCGGGGCTCCGGTGGAGCCTGCCCGCGCGCCGGGCGCCGCGACAACGGAACGGCCCGCCGCAGCCGAGGAGGCGCCGTGGAATGCGCTGCTTCAGGCCGGCCTCGCGCTGCTCGGCGAGATCGAGAAGCGCGGCGGCCAGGGCGCGGCCCGAAGCGCCGGTGGAAACGGCGCTTCCCGTTTCGTTCACGAGAACAAGGAAACCGGGAGGCCCGAACTGCGCCTGCCCATGCCCGACCCGGACACCGCCGCGAAAATCGGCGAGCTTCTCGGCGGGATCGCGGGCGCGTTGCAGCGCCTCGGCGGGGGGCGGTAG